A single window of Chloracidobacterium sp. DNA harbors:
- the asnB gene encoding asparagine synthase (glutamine-hydrolyzing) translates to MCGIIAIYSQSEPVNAGRLDSAIEQLRPRGPDGVGSWIDSDGRVGLGHARLSLIDAATGSQPMANEDDSLRLIVNGEFYDFERIRAELEQHGHRFSTLSDSEIALHLYEQYGVGCLEHLRGEFAFAIWDAGRSELFAARDRFGIKPLFYAVDGDNIYLASEVKAIFAAGLRPSWDYESVYQHLYFSVDQDRSLFGGVRQIPPGHFLRIRDGVVTLKRYWDVEYPRDNAKTFALSSEDCVERVRELLSEAVRLRMRADVPVGCYLSGGVDSSSVLGLAATFAESPMTAFTIAFDHDDFNENESSRLTAEFVGANYHPVPVNAADFAEDFEEAVRRGEMIHYNAHGPARFRLSRNVRDAGYKVVLAGEGLMSFCRI, encoded by the coding sequence ATGTGCGGAATTATTGCTATATATTCACAAAGCGAACCCGTAAACGCCGGACGCCTCGATAGTGCAATTGAACAACTCCGTCCGCGAGGCCCTGACGGTGTAGGTTCGTGGATCGACTCTGATGGCCGCGTCGGGCTAGGGCACGCTCGCCTGAGCCTCATCGACGCCGCGACCGGTAGCCAGCCGATGGCCAACGAGGACGATTCGCTCCGCCTGATCGTCAACGGCGAATTCTACGATTTTGAACGCATTAGGGCAGAACTGGAGCAGCACGGACATCGCTTTTCGACGCTCTCCGACAGTGAGATCGCCCTTCATCTTTACGAACAATATGGCGTCGGTTGCCTCGAGCATCTCCGAGGCGAGTTTGCTTTTGCGATCTGGGACGCCGGCCGCAGTGAGCTTTTTGCCGCCCGTGACCGCTTCGGGATCAAGCCGCTCTTTTACGCCGTTGATGGAGACAATATCTATCTCGCGTCGGAGGTAAAGGCGATCTTTGCGGCCGGGTTACGGCCATCGTGGGATTACGAGTCGGTTTACCAACATCTGTATTTTTCGGTCGATCAGGACCGAAGCCTTTTCGGCGGCGTGCGCCAAATCCCGCCCGGCCATTTTTTAAGGATCAGGGACGGAGTTGTCACCCTAAAACGCTACTGGGACGTCGAATATCCGCGTGACAATGCGAAAACATTTGCCCTTTCGTCGGAGGACTGTGTTGAACGAGTCCGCGAATTGCTCAGTGAGGCTGTTCGCCTTAGAATGCGTGCCGATGTGCCGGTGGGTTGCTATTTGAGCGGCGGAGTCGATTCGTCATCGGTGCTCGGCTTGGCAGCGACATTTGCCGAATCGCCTATGACCGCGTTCACGATCGCATTCGATCACGATGATTTTAATGAGAATGAAAGTTCTCGCTTGACCGCTGAATTTGTCGGAGCCAACTATCATCCGGTCCCGGTCAATGCGGCCGATTTTGCGGAGGATTTCGAGGAAGCTGTCAGGCGCGGTGAGATGATCCATTACAACGCACACGGCCCCGCCCGATTTCGCCTCAGCCGCAATGTCCGCGATGCGGGATATAAGGTCGTGCTGGCCGGTGAGGGGCTGATGAGCTTTTGCCGGATATGA